AGAATCAAAGATTGGATCACCAGCTGATTTCATAAGAGTGGCCTAAAGCTTGTTGCGGGATAATGCATGCTCAGGAAACCAAAGTGGGTTTTGGACAGAAGGCTTATTATCAAAGGTAACTTTCAAATCCAAACTTGGGGTTGTGTTGGCTGGCTTGAGTAGATTACAAGTAGTATTAAATATAAAAATTAAGAATGGTTGTTTGGTTAATTAGGATGGTGACGTGATTATCTCTATATGATATAAGCTGTGTCCAAAGAGCTGGAACATATCAAATCATTTTATGAGTGAACTCGGAATGGTATTCATTCAGGTTGAGGTATTGGGATTTGAATGGATTAATATGATCAGCCACAAGTACTATGTTAAAAGACAGTACTCTAATTGTGAACTTGATTTTGTTCCAGATAAGACAATAAACAGGAACGATATTGGGCATATGAAATTTTGGTATTTGATCAACTGACAGTGGGTATTGATCATCCTGATGAAAAGAAATGGTTTTGTTTGTTAATATCTTGAGTTAATTGAAAGGCTAGGAGGAAGACTCTTAGAAGTATAAAATAAAGGATGAAAACACCTGGATTTGGATGTTTGCTATTTGTAAGTGTTATAGCTTAATTAGTTGTTTGCATGTTAATGAGCTACTGTACGAACGAAAGGGAGACTTTGGAATTGGACTATTTGATTATGAATATATGCTCTTAGTAATCAATTCAAATGATAATGCATATATTGGTATAAAGATATCAATGTCTACTAGTTGAACTTTAATTTGAAATATGAAGTTCACTGATAGAGAAGTGATATAAAGGAAATTGGTGGGTGTCCATAGTACAGTTGAGGAACATGTTATAGTTTGGAAAATTAAGTTCAGATATCATGGGTGAAAGATATACTTTTGGTTACACTTGGTGTCATCAACTCCATGTTAATGCAGATATTTATATATTGTTGGATTTAGGGACTCCAGCTACCCAGAACGTGTGGTGTTGGCCTAGGAAAGCAAATGGAAATCAAGCGGCAATATCCCAGGTAGGGGATTCTGGACTTGCCTCAATTAGTGTTTTATGCAGATGATATTAAAGTAAAGTGATTTATGCATGAAAGAAATATATTTTCGATTCCTTGTGAATCATTATTTGATGACCTGAGAGTGAGCGGGGCATAGCGACTTCTTTAGGTTTCGATCCCCTAAACCTCCGGAGGGGCTGTACGGACTGGAGGACGTCTAACATCCTTTAAGGTGTGGTGTCGCTCCTAGGCGGTATGGCGTAAATGGGCACTCTCGCTACACCTTGCCGGTGTGTATGATAATAATCATGGTAAGGTGGTAGTTGGCTTGAGATAGATCAGTCATCAGGTTTGTATATCTACTTTGGGCCCTACTTGCATTTTTACAAGAAATGATTATTTTAAACTGGTACGTATTATTTTCACTACTAGCCATGGCAAATGTTTTAAAATGTTTTCACACCTAGTTGGGGTAAAGTTTATTGAGCAACGAGGACGAAAGCTCATCCCTACAACAGTTTATGGATGCAGGTACTGTGTACGGAGACGAGACAGCTGAACGGCATTGGGTGTGGCTTAGAAATTCTATACTTCATGTTATTGTCAACATTAAATCCGTATAACAGGTTTCCTTATTTATCTGTCGTTGTATAGCCCTTGTTTCAGAGAGTGATGGATCCTAGCTTAGGTTTTATGAATACGCGGCACTGTAATGTGCTCGATTTGATGAGGTGCAAATCGGGGCATTACAACCGCAGCAGCTCCACCGTCTCGTGGCGGCGTCTAGGCGGCGCGACGACAAGCGGCGCCGTCCTAGGAATGGAGAGGAGGCTTGTGCGAACAAAATGGGACCAGTGGCGTCTCAATTGATGGCCGGACGGTCGAGTTCTGCTTCGGTGAAGGTTTGGCGTCAGTGAGCTCGGGAGGGGAGGAGAGAGAAACTGAAGAGGCTATTATGAAATTTAGGGTTTCTAAAAATAAACCCACAAATTTTTCTATTTATACACTTTCCAAAACGGAAACTAACTTTCTCTGTCCATAACTTTTTCGTACGACATCCGTTTTATGCATGTCGCATGTCTACGGATTCGTATCGCCAAACTCTACAACTTTCATGAAGAAAGTTTTCGAAAATATATTACGGATAAGAAAGTCAACGTTTGGCCACTTAAAAACAAAGTATCTTAAAATATTTGACTCTCGAAATTTCAACTTCGTATATACGAATAAGAATTTTCATAAAATAATCCTTCATTAATTTCAGAAATATTATAAGGAAATTGATATGAAAATCTGGGATACTACACTAAACAAGGGTAAAACTGGAAATACGAGATAATATTTAAAATGCTGGGTACACTTAATAATTTGTTGGGTACATTTAGCAACATTCCTAAACTTTCTTGTTTTTAATCCTTCTTGAAAAAATTGTGCGGCTAAATTAAAAGATTTTAAAGAAACGCAGGGCATGAATGTTCATTGCCACACTTCAGGCGTTTGCCCTAAATACTCGACCAACACACAACCTCCCTTTCCTCCTCCTCCTCCGCCACTGACCAATGACCATAACCCTCCTCCTCTTCATTCTCCTCCACTGACTAGAATCTGACCCTCCTCCACTCCTCATTCTTTGCCTCGGACCAGCTCCTATGCACGAAGACGAAGAATGCAATCAGAGGAACAATGATTCTTGTTTCATTTGTTGGAGTAACAAGAAATTCGGTTTCATCTACCTAGGTGACACTTTATGCATACAAGCATCATGGGGACTTTTATGGCATAAAAGTAAGCTCCATGAGCTAGAATAAACTCGACCCCCACCTTTAGCACGCTTACTAAAATGATCCAAGTCCACTGTAGCACCTCGCTTGAAACGGAGTTCCTCCACCATAGGTCTATAGCCACCCCATTGGTACCGGATCTACCAATTAGACAGAAGGATTATCCACCGATGATCGAAACCTTGCTAATTGAGCAGTTAAAGTCGATGCTGAAATGCAAAGGAGAGATAGATGGAGGTCCACCCTCCTAGAAAAGTGTTCGTACTACCTTGCAAACCCTAAGTCCTCTGCCCTAAGTTAGCACCCATAGAATTAGGGTTTATATGCACATGGTTAGGGTTCGGGTTAAGAACCCTAGAACTCTCAGTGCCCACAATTTTCACTGCAAAAGCCTCCGACTACTTGTACCTAGAACATATGGAGTTCCAATAGAGGGTACCATCATCAAGGCACCAAAGGAGTTGGTAGATGAAGAACACCCACAATTGTTTAAGGACTTTGACTATATGACATTTAGCAAGTTTTTCCTTTCAGCAGAAGCAATGGCCATGGCCTCAGCTATGCATTTATCGGGTTCTGCAGGAATCAATCAGTAACTGATGGTAGGGGTGGGCATAAAAAACCTAAATCCCGGTCCCGTCCCGATCTCGTCCCGAAATTTGATGGGATGGGACGGGATCTAATTCTAAAAACACTAGGCCCGTCCGTCCCTTCCCGTAGAGAAACAACGGGATGGGACGCGGGATTGAAAAGTTGTCAGGAACCCACCCCAAATTTCACCCTGAAACCCGAAGTAAATCCTGCGGAGGCCACCTCCAAGGAAAATTTACCGAAAAATTGGCATAACCTTCCTTGAAAATGGACAACCCTTCCTAACTAAAACACCTGCAAACACTTCTAACAGTTCCAACTCTAACCTAATAAACTCCTGGAGCCTTTGTGCTCCCCACAAATCACAACATCTCCCAATTTATATATACTAATCTAGCAAAAATCCCATAACTAACAATCACAGGTTCAGAGCAACTCTATTAGAGGAGATAGGAACTAGAAATAGAAATATGAGCGGAAGCTATACTATTGATTATGTCTCGTCTCCATGTACGCCCGACCTCAACTATGCTAACATGCATACTGAGCATTTTTAAAACGAATGGCCCAGGGGAAAACATTTGAAACTGTTAGAGTGAGTGGACAAAAATGAAATCAATAAAAATATTTATGCATTCCCTATTTAATTTTTCATAGAAATTATACTGCATGCGACAGCTCAAAGCTTTCTACTCACAAAATGACAAATACATAACTAGCTCCGGCCAGCCTCCAAAACTCAATAAAATGGAGCCTCTCAAGCTAAACTATATATAAATATATGTGTATGTATTTACACTCGTCAAACTCCTTGTACGAATTCTATGAACAAAATAGAAAAATAGAAATTCATACAAGGCTACTACCAATGCGTCTAACGCTCACGTCACACCATAATGAAATTTTACCTCATTATGACGGAAAAACAAGAGTGTATATACGTGTGGACTCCCTATATGAAAACCTATATGAATCAAATAAGAAAGTAGTTTTTATATAGGGCTATGACGCTTGTGTCTAACACTTACGTCATGCCATATATAATGGAATTTCAGCTCATTATAACGGACCAAGTACGTATGGCTAGCTAGCATTTATAAACATATTATCCTCATAAACATCCAATATACATATCAACTGAAAATCTCATTTTCGGTAACTCTCCAAAAGATGAAAAATTGCCAAATATCAAAGAAAGCAATAAATTTCAGCAGAATACTAACCGATCAACAATGTAATGCATCGTATGCTTTTAATTAAAACAAAAGTCCACTCACAACTTTAGACCTAAGCTCGACGAAATCCAATTCGCTCCTCAAGTGAGGTCTCCTCAAATCCTGGCACAAAAACCATGTTTAGGACCACACTTCAATTTCAGAATAAATAATACTTAAATAAATAACCTAAAACTCTTCTGCCTAACCCACTACCCTTTTTAGGGTTAAGCTTATCGGGTTCACGCTAAACTCCAACCACAGCCTTCTTACATTTATTTCAACATTCTGAAACAATAATAAGGAAAATCTAACGGTCGGATTCTACCCCATTAACC
The window above is part of the Fragaria vesca subsp. vesca linkage group LG2, FraVesHawaii_1.0, whole genome shotgun sequence genome. Proteins encoded here:
- the LOC101299356 gene encoding uncharacterized protein LOC101299356, whose translation is MLRKPKWVLDRRLIIKGTPATQNVWCWPRKANGNQAAISQFMDAGTVYGDETAERHWRVMDPSLGFMNTRHCNVLDLMRCKSGHYNRSSSTVSWRRLGGATTSGAVLGMERRLVRTKWDQWRLN